The following nucleotide sequence is from Neokomagataea tanensis.
ACTTTGGCACAGGGCCGAGCGAGCTATGCGCACTGGGTTCCTGCACACCAAATATTTTGAATATCGTAGTCCGGGGTGATGCTGACAATGTCAGCTCTTTTGCCGGGTAGAAGGCTGCCGCGATCTGTCAGGCCCATGTATTTTGCGGGCGTCGCTGAGAGCATGTCTGATGCTTCGTGGAGTGTGGCACCACCGTGTGTGCAGGCGTTCTTCAGGGCTTTGTCGAGTGTCAGGACGCTGCCTGCCAAACTTCCGCATCCATCTGCCCCCATTCGGGCAATACCGTCTTTTACAAGTACATCTTGCCCTCCTAAAGAGCTTATACCATCTGCCAAACCCGTAGCGCGCATTGCATCCGTGATCAGAATCAGGCGTTTTTGCGCCGCTTTGCGTATTGCGGCAAAGCTGGCAGGGTGGACATGGTGTGTGTCGAATATGATTTCCATAAAGGCGTCTTCATCGGCCAAAAGGGCACCAACGGGACCGGGGTCACGCCCTCTTAATTCTGGCATTGCGTTAAAGAGATGTGTGCCGCCAATGACGCCGCCGGAGGCGCGTGCGGTGCGCATCATGTGCTGGCACTGTTCGCAGGTTGCGCATGTGTGGCCGATGCTCAAGCGAATGCCTTGTTGGGCCATGGCTGAAATTGCGTCGTCGCTGCAGCATTCAGGCGCCAGCGTCGTCAGACGTACGACATTGAGCGCGAAAATATCACACAATTCCTGATGACTGGGAGGAATTGCAAATGGTGGTTGGGCACCCAGTCGCTGCGGGTTGATGAATGGTCCCTCTAAATGGGCGCCAGGAATGCTGGGGCCGTTTGGGATGCCATATTGGGTTACGTGTTGGATGCCGCGTAGGGCATCCATAACTTCTGCCCAAGGGCGTGTGATTGTCGTGGGGTAAAGGGTTGTTGTGCCGTGGGTGAGATGGAAGCGTGCCATTTGTGTGACGGCATTTGCGCCATCCATTGCGTCTGCTCCGCCACCTCCATGGACGTGAAGATCGATAAAGCCTGGTAGAATGTAACGATCAGGCACATGCGTTTTTGGTTCAAAGCTTGAGATCAGTCCGTCACGAAGCGTAATTTGCCCTGGTTGGATGCCGCTTGGAGTGAGGATGTGGCCGTCAATATACATGGTTGCTCCGGGGTGGACTATTTACGCGGTGGGAGATGATTCAAGTCAGTGCGGATGCACCAAGCAAAGCTGCGTCAGGCCCTAGGGTACCGGGAACAACAAGCGGGGCATCTTGCTGGTGCAAAATGCGTTTGCGTACGGCATGATCAAGGGCACTTACCAGTTTATGTGCATTAGAAAGGCCGCCGCCAACGGGAATGATGGTTGCGCCCGTAGTGTTTATCACGAGTGCAAGGGCTGCAGATGTGTAGTTCAAGTATACGTCTATCGTTTTTGTGGCGTCGTTTTCTCCCGCTTCCCAAGCGGCAACGATAGAGTGGCTGTCGCATGGGGCAAAGCCATTCCAGAGATGAAGACGTTCCAGCCCTCGCGCACTACCGAAAGTGTCTAGGCATCCTTTTTGGCCGCAACCACAAGGAAAACAAGGGGTAGCGTTGGGGAGGTCAGGCAGGTGAGGAATAATCGGGGCATGGCCCCATTCGCCCGATACGCCACCGCCGCCAAGAATGAGTTGGCCTTTCCAGATCATACCGCCACCAACGCCGGTACCAAGGATGATGCCGAAAACATTGTCATGCCCGCGGGCGACCCCAAAATGGGCTTCTCCCATAACAAAGCAGTCAGCGTCATTAGCTACGCGCACTGTGCGTTTTAGGTGTGAGTTTAATAGAGATGCAAAGCTTGTCCCGTCCATGCAGGGAATATTAGCCGTGGTGAGTGCGCCAGTTTTGGGCTCTTGCGTTCCGGCCATGGCAATATGTAAAGGCACGCCGGGATAGGGAGCGGCCATGGAGTGCAGGCAGTTCAAAAACGCATTAAAATCGCGGGTGGGGGTAGGCTCTTTTCTACGGTTAGCGAGAGCATTCCTGTGATCAAGAACCGCAAAATCGATAAATGATCCACCGATATCGGCGCATAGAATGCGGGCTTGCATGCGTGGGTTGATCTCTCTGTGTGTGACGGCACGACTTTGTAGGCAGGCTTCTCAAGAAAAGGCAGGTGAGGCCATTTTTTTTCTACATTGTACCATGCGCTACCGCTAATTTGGCTTTGACCTACTTTAGGGTTCGTGCAGTCATGATTACAATACTTCGCAGCATAAGTTTGGGCTGCGGGGCAGCATCTTTCGAAAACTTAGAAAATATTTTGATCGTGTAATGTGATGGCGTCCGTTGAGTGCAGGTGGGCTCTACGCGTGACAGGGGAAGGCGAAGATGAAAATTGTTATTCTGCCTGATGCTAGAGCTGTCAGTTGCGCTGTAGCAGATATTATAGTGCAGGAAGTCCGGCGCAATCCGCAAGCTGTTCTTGGCTTGGCAACGGGGAGAACGATGGAAGCAATTTACGCTGAACTATGCGCCCGGCATAAAGGTGGTATTGCTGAACTTTCTAATATCAGTAGTTTTAATTTGGACGAATATGTGGGGCTGTCGGAAGAAGATCCCAGATCATACCATTATTACATGCGGGAAAATCTATTTAGCACAATTGGTATAGAGGCAAATAAAGGGAGGCTCCCCAAGGGTGCAGCGCATGACCCCGAACAAGCAGCAGCAGAGTACGATGTGGCACTCGCGGCAAGTGGTGGTGTGGATATGCAACTCTTAGGGATAGGAGAAAATGGTCACATTGGTTTTAACGAACCGCTATCCGGATTGAGCACACGTACCCGCGTGGTAGCTTTGGCTAAAGCGACCTTGGAGCAGAATGCTAAAATGTTCGGTGGCGATTATAACAATGTCCCGAAGCAAGCGATTACAATGGGTATAGGAACTATTCTTGAGGCAAGATCCATTTTGCTTGTAGCGACGGGGAGCGCCAAGGCACGCGCCGTAGCGCAAAGTGTTGAAGGAGCGTTGAGCGCATCTATGCCGGGTTCGGCCTTACAATTACATGCAAAATGCATTGTAGTGCTTGATCAGGGCGCTGCGTCAGAACTTGGCCAGCGAGAGGCCAGCGAGAGGCCATAGAGTGGCAAATGAAATATGATCCGGAATTATCTGGCTTAATAAGGCAGTATCAAGCATGACCAATATGT
It contains:
- the nagB gene encoding glucosamine-6-phosphate deaminase → MKIVILPDARAVSCAVADIIVQEVRRNPQAVLGLATGRTMEAIYAELCARHKGGIAELSNISSFNLDEYVGLSEEDPRSYHYYMRENLFSTIGIEANKGRLPKGAAHDPEQAAAEYDVALAASGGVDMQLLGIGENGHIGFNEPLSGLSTRTRVVALAKATLEQNAKMFGGDYNNVPKQAITMGIGTILEARSILLVATGSAKARAVAQSVEGALSASMPGSALQLHAKCIVVLDQGAASELGQREASERP
- a CDS encoding ROK family protein yields the protein MQARILCADIGGSFIDFAVLDHRNALANRRKEPTPTRDFNAFLNCLHSMAAPYPGVPLHIAMAGTQEPKTGALTTANIPCMDGTSFASLLNSHLKRTVRVANDADCFVMGEAHFGVARGHDNVFGIILGTGVGGGMIWKGQLILGGGGVSGEWGHAPIIPHLPDLPNATPCFPCGCGQKGCLDTFGSARGLERLHLWNGFAPCDSHSIVAAWEAGENDATKTIDVYLNYTSAALALVINTTGATIIPVGGGLSNAHKLVSALDHAVRKRILHQQDAPLVVPGTLGPDAALLGASALT
- the nagA gene encoding N-acetylglucosamine-6-phosphate deacetylase, producing MYIDGHILTPSGIQPGQITLRDGLISSFEPKTHVPDRYILPGFIDLHVHGGGGADAMDGANAVTQMARFHLTHGTTTLYPTTITRPWAEVMDALRGIQHVTQYGIPNGPSIPGAHLEGPFINPQRLGAQPPFAIPPSHQELCDIFALNVVRLTTLAPECCSDDAISAMAQQGIRLSIGHTCATCEQCQHMMRTARASGGVIGGTHLFNAMPELRGRDPGPVGALLADEDAFMEIIFDTHHVHPASFAAIRKAAQKRLILITDAMRATGLADGISSLGGQDVLVKDGIARMGADGCGSLAGSVLTLDKALKNACTHGGATLHEASDMLSATPAKYMGLTDRGSLLPGKRADIVSITPDYDIQNIWCAGTQCA